One part of the Vicugna pacos chromosome 20, VicPac4, whole genome shotgun sequence genome encodes these proteins:
- the SOX4 gene encoding transcription factor SOX-4, translating to MVQQTNNAENTEALLAGESSDSGAGLELGIASSPTPGSTASTGGKADDPSWCKTPSGHIKRPMNAFMVWSQIERRKIMEQSPDMHNAEISKRLGKRWKLLKDSDKIPFIREAERLRLKHMADYPDYKYRPRKKVKSGNANSGSSAAASSKPGEKGDKVGGSGGGGHGGGGGGGSSNAGGGGGGASGGGANSKPAQKKSCGSKAAGGAGGGVSKPHAKLILAGGGGKTAAATSSFAAEQAGAAALLPLGAAAAAADHHSLYKARTPSASASASAGLAAPGKHLTEKKVKRVYLFGGLGASSSPVGGVGAGADPSDPLGLYEEGGAGCSPDGPSLSGRSSAASSPAAGRSPADHRSYASLRAASPAPSSAPSHASSSASSHSSSSSSSSSSGSSSSDDEFEDDLLDLNPSSNFESMSLGSFSSSSALDRDLDFNFEPGSGSHFEFPDYCTPEVSEMISGDWLESSISNLVFTY from the coding sequence ATGGTGCAGCAAACCAACAACGCCGAGAACACGGAAGCGCTGCTGGCCGGCGAGAGCTCGGACTCGGGCGCCGGCCTGGAGCTGGGCATCGCCTCCTCCCCCACGCCCGGCTCCACCGCCTCCACGGGCGGCAAGGCCGACGACCCGAGCTGGTGCAAGACGCCGAGCGGGCACATCAAGCGGCCCATGAACGCCTTCATGGTGTGGTCGCAGATCGAGCGGCGCAAGATCATGGAGCAGTCCCCCGACATGCACAACGCCGAGATCTCCAAGCGGCTGGGCAAACGCTGGAAGCTGCTCAAAGACAGCGACAAGATCCCTTTCATTCGGGAGGCGGAGCGGCTGCGCCTCAAGCACATGGCTGACTACCCCGACTACAAGTACCGGCCCAGGAAGAAGGTGAAGTCCGGCAACGCCAACTCCGGCTCCTCGGCCGCCGCCTCCTCCAAGCCCGGGGAGAAGGGCGACAAGGTCGGTGGCAGCGGCGGGGGCGGCCAcgggggcggcggcggtggcgggagCAGCAACGCggggggaggaggcggcggcgcgAGCGGCGGCGGTGCCAACTCCAAGCCCGCGCAGAAAAAGAGCTGCGGCTCCAAGGCggcgggcggcgcgggcggcggggTCAGCAAACCCCACGCCAAGCTCATcctggcgggcggcggcgggaaaACGGCGGCCGCCACCTCCTCCTTCGCGGCCGAGCAGGCGGGGGCCGCCGCCCTGCTGCCCCTgggcgccgccgccgcggccgccgacCACCACTCGCTGTACAAGGCGCGGACTCCCAgcgcctcggcctcggcctcggccggCCTCGCTGCCCCAGGAAAACACCTGACGGAGAAGAAGGTGAAGCGCGTTTACCTGTTCGGCGGCCTGGGCGCGTCGTCCTCGCCCGTCGGCGGTGTGGGCGCCGGCGCCGACCCCAGCGACCCCCTGGGCCTGTACGAGGAGGGGGGCGCGGGCTGCTCGCCCGACGGGCCGAGCCTGAGCGGCCGCAGCAGCGCCGCCTCGTCGCCGGCCGCCGGCCGCTCGCCCGCCGACCACCGTAGCTACGCCAGCCTGCGCGCCGCCTCGCCCGCCCCGTCCAGCGCGCCCTCGCACGCATCCTCCTCGGCCTCgtcccactcctcctcctcctcttcctcctcctcctcgggcTCGTCGTCCTCCGACGATGAGTTCGAAGACGACCTGCTCGACCTGAACCCCAGCTCAAACTTTGAGAGCATGTCCCTGGGCAGTTTCAGCTCGTCGTCGGCGCTGGACCGGGACCTGGATTTTAACTTCGAGCCCGGCTCCGGCTCGCACTTCGAGTTCCCGGACTACTGCACGCCCGAGGTGAGCGAGATGATCTCGGGAGACTGGCTCGAGTCCAGCATCTCCAACCTGGtcttcacctactga